Proteins encoded within one genomic window of Arachis stenosperma cultivar V10309 unplaced genomic scaffold, arast.V10309.gnm1.PFL2 arast.V10309.gnm1.Scaffold_100031, whole genome shotgun sequence:
- the LOC130960012 gene encoding uncharacterized protein LOC130960012: MAKRIDSLQVAAVNTSQPSTVWVQNEESQEEQQQEQVKYMHNQNSGQNEVYGETYNPSWKNHPNLRWGDNHNHNQQSWQRNTTQNNPRNNQQNNNQNSFRKPQNTYPNSNHYPIHNQSINQNTYHQPPTSHNQPQASPESQRITNLETLIDKLWKHQEMTAKNQEASIKNMERQIGQLSKHFATERPSSSLPSDTIPNPKEECKAIHLRSGRTLGSNNDTTKKQVESSKKPIDAEKANDQDMMPLYAKFLKELINKKRSWLEKKTVLLTEECSALIRKGLPPKLEDPGSSSYLAPLEVYLLAKGCVI; encoded by the exons atggccaaaagaattgacaGCCTTCAAGTAGCAGCTGTGaacacaagccaaccatcaactgtATGGGTGCAGAATGAAGAAAGccaagaagagcaacaacagGAGCAAGTgaaatacatgcacaaccaaaattcCGGTCAGAATGAAGTTTATGGCGAAACCTATAACCCCTCCTGGAAGAATCACCCTAACCTTAGATGGGGAGATAACCATAACCATAACCAACAgtcatggcaaagaaacacaaccCAAAATAACCCGAGGAACAACCAGCAGaacaacaaccaaaattcattcagaaaaccacaaaacacttACCCCAACTCCAACCATTATCCAATCCATAACCAATCCAtcaaccaaaacacttatcatcAACCACCCACATCTCACAACCAACCACAAGCATCCCCTGAATCTCAAAGAATCACTAACCTGGAAACCTTGATAGACAAGTTGTGGAAACATCAAGAAATGACggccaagaatcaagaagcttcCATCAAGAACATGGAAAGACAAATAGGCCAGCTCTCTAAACACTTTGCAACAGAGAGGCCATCAAGTTCTTTGCCAAGTGACACAATTCCAAATCCTAAGGAAGAGTGTAAGGCGATACACTTAAGGAGTGGGAGAACATTGGGGAGTAACAATGACACTACAAAGAAACAAGTGGAGAGCAGCAAAAAGCCAATAGATGCAGAGAAAGCCAATGATCAAGACATG ATGCCcttatatgccaagttcttgaaggaactcatcaacaagaaaagaagctGGCTGGAGAAGAAGACTGTacttctcactgaagaatgcagtgcgcTCATCAGAAAAGGACTCCCTCCCAAGTTGGAAGATCCAGGGAGTTCTTcttaccttgcaccattggaagTCTATTTATTGGCAAAGggatgtgtgatttag
- the LOC130960011 gene encoding uncharacterized protein LOC130960011 yields MPVYAKFMKEMLTKKKSLKEGQIVEMTKECSAILQKELPEKKDDPGSFYIPCTIGDITIEKSFCDLGASINLMPLSLMRKLRICELKSTRILLQMADKSIQQAVGVVENVLVKVEKFLLPADFVILDMEEDPNTPSS; encoded by the coding sequence atgccagTGTATGCCAAATTTATGAAGGAAATGCTGACAAAGAAAAAGTCCCTAAAAGAAGGACaaattgttgagatgacaaaggaatgtagtgctattCTCCAAAAAGAGTTaccagagaagaaagatgatcctgggAGTTTTTATATACCTTGCACTATAGGAGACATAACAATTGAAAAGTCATTCTGTGAccttggtgcaagcataaacttgatgcctttgtctctaatgaggAAACTTCGAATTTGTGAGCTGAAATCCACACGAATACTCCTTcaaatggctgacaaatccaTCCAGCAAGCAGTTGGAGTTGTAGAGAATGTGCTGGTAAAAGTGGAAAAATTTCTtctcccagctgattttgtcaTTCTGGATATGGAGGAGGACCCTAACACCCCATCATCCTAG